Sequence from the Rutidosis leptorrhynchoides isolate AG116_Rl617_1_P2 chromosome 3, CSIRO_AGI_Rlap_v1, whole genome shotgun sequence genome:
gttttcagtgtttttgccatgcgatcgcatggccgccttatccgtttttgtttgctagttcgtcgacatcaaatattgtaccgtagcaaatagtgtttactgtagcaatagtgttttactgtagcaaatagcgtactgtagtactgtagcaaagtacggtttcactgtagcaagtctttttcactgtagcactgtagcaaagtacggtttcactgtagcaaatagtgttttactgtagcaaaaagtgttttactgtaggaaagtcattttttacttgtaaatatatatatatatacatacatataattgttcatgaatcgtcgagagcagtcaaatgtaattgaatccatgaaacagttctaaaattttgagattcaacttcatagactttgcttatcgtgtcggaaacgttaaagattaagtttaaatttggtcagaaatttccgggtcatcacagcagaccactaccacatgagctacaacacaaggtttattattattattattattgttattattattattattattattattattattattattattattattattattattattattattattattactcgaaGTCTTTTTTCCTATTCATTTTAGAATTTTGCTAACGACATCCCGGAATAAAATAATTGTACActtcaaaaaatgttggtgagtgtgTGAGAGAGAGTGTGAGGAGAGAGAATTTTCTTCCGGCGAGGAATGTGCGCACGGCGGGTACGAACGGGTTCAGAGATCGTGTAGAGGGTAACTATAGGGCTTCGGTTTCAAGATTTTTTGACTATCGATTGTCTTCATTCATGTTCTTCAACTTTGATGACCATTGAAATGTACCGTGTCTATGGCGTGTTTTCAAGCAGTTCGGTGATCTTCGCGACATCTATGTCGCCGGCAAACTTTTAAAGAATGGTAACAAATTTGCTTTTTCCTGGTTTTTTGGTGTGGGAGACGAGATTAAACTTCTTCGTGATTTAGAAACTATCACATTCAATGATCGTCCCATCCGTATCTTCAAGGGAAGGGATAGAACGGGGCTGCATCGTGATGTTCCTCCCGTCAGAGAGCATCGTACGGGTGGTTTGGGTTCGGTGAAACAacatgtgtgggttcccaaattgCCGGCGGGAATCTCAAATATTCCGGCGAGGTTAAGTGGTGACTTTCCTGACCTTAAGGATGCTTATGGTCACAAGTATGGACGAAATCATCCCTCTTATCTTCGCTTCAAATTGCTTCAGGAACAAGAATGGTTGGAGGAACACAAATGAGTTTGACAAGGTGAGGGTGGtggaagttgaaaataccaatactGTAACTGAGTCAGTAGGCAAAATTCTTGTCGGGGAGATTAAGAATTTAGGTTATCTCAATTTAATCACGACTATTGGTAAAGTCACAGGTGGATCCGGTTCCATCTCAAGTATCCGGGTGGTCTTCAAGTTGGGTTTTTCTGTGATTCGGTTGAGGTTGCTCAATGCATTCTCAATAAACCGGACGATCCAATCTGGAAATGTTTTTCCAGTATTTCAGTTTGGGATGGCAACTACTTCGATCCTGGTCGTCTTGTTTGGGTGGATGTAAAAGGTGTTCCGTTTCAATTTTGAAATACTTCAACGTTCGAGTCTATATCTAAATAGTGGGGGAACCCTTTAGAATTCAAAAATTGTAACATTATTCATGGTAAACAAAATCTAGTCGCTGAGAAAGTTCTTATTCATACATGGGATTCTGAATTTTTTAATAGTGCAGTCAAACTGCTCGCAGGTTATTTGTTTAAATATGTGATTGTTTATGAAACGTCGGAGTCTATTAATTTAGATATCGATGGCGATGCAATCTCTGATTGGGTTGAGTCAGAAAGTTCGGATGGAATTTCAGATACTTATTCCGGTGATGATGAGGATTCCGGTAGCGATTGGTGGCCAGAGGAGGACCCTGGTTTTCCTAGGGTTAGAAGGGAGGTTGAAGATGATGGGTCTGCATGCTTTgggattaaaaatctttttgaaaaTAATAATGAGTGTGACGTTTtggaacatgtaaatgaaacacaATCATTTGTTAATTCGTTAAGTCCCAAGAAATTGGAGAATGGGGTTGCGGCTGACTGTCCAGTATCGGGTGCTAGGGTTGGTGGTGAAGTTGATTTGGTGGGGTCTGTTCCTACTGGGCCTTTCAATGATTTTGGGCCTGGAGTTAATAAAGCTCATCCCATCGTTGCTGGACCGGCTGACAATGTTGGGTCAGTGGACTCTGGTGACAGTGTTGGGCCTAATGCCAATAGTTGTGCCATTAATCCAAGAGACAAGGTCGCTCTAAAGGACTTGGGGCATACTGATGAATCGTCGAGGGATGAATGTACAAGTCCAATTCTTGGGCCTCCTAAGCCCAGTTCGAAACAGAATAAAGGAACGTTTGTGGAGATGGTTGTTAATGGGCCTGCTATTCCTAATACTAATTCTTTTCCTCCTAGGCCTCACTCAGATGGGATGGATACTAGGTTTGTTCCGATACTCTCCAGATCGACCAATACTTGCTCGAATGCTTCTGATTATGTTGATTTaagtaagaaaaaaaagaaaatttcTATGCTTCGGATTCGTCTAATCATTGTTGGAATTCGATTGGAACTGGAGGGCCTATTCTAAACTTTTACACGCAAAAAAGTCTGCTCACAGAGATCCTAATCGTGAAGGTAATTCCAGAGGTAACTGTGTTACGGGTGGCAGTACAAGATCGAAAAGAAACGAGAAAGAGAAGCCTTCTTAATCCAAATATGCCTCCAAAACGGGTTCAAAGTCAAAGACTTCCACTAGGTGCAATAAGAAAAAAGAAATAAATCAACTTATCTCGGAGAGTATCATTGGGGTGGAAGAGGTGCCAATCTTGGTCTCAAATGGACCAAGAATGCATTGTAAGTGCCTTTTTGTTTCGTATTATTTTGTTCTTAATGAAGATTATTTCTTTTAACATTCGAGGGTTTGGGAGTAGCAAATTTTCTAAATTCGGGGACCTAAAAAATTATGTTTTTCAGAAAGACCTTCCGATCTCGCGCTTCAAGAAACTAAATGTCATATTAAAGATGAAAATTGGGTTTATGCTCTTTGGGGGTGAAAAGATTGTGGGTTCATTCAAAAAGAAATGGTGGGTAAATCGAGAGGCCAATTTTTAATTTGGGATTCATCGGTGTTTGAAGCAAGTAGTGAACTTATTAGTGACTTTTTCATTGCAATTCGGGGTACTTGGAAAAACTCGGGTGAGGAGTCCATTATTGTTAATGTTTATGGCCCTCACGATGATGTTAACAAGCGGAAAATGTGGGATTCTTTAGATAAGATTTTGGGGATTACTAATGTTTCGTGGGTTTTATGTGGTGATTTTAACGAAGTTAGGAACGATTCCCAAAGATTGAATTGCGAATTCTTTGAAAGTAGGGTGAAACGCTTTAATGATTTTATTGCTATACATGGTCTTGTTGATGTTCCTCTTGGTGGTCGAAAATTTACAAGGATTAGCAAAGATGGTCGTAAGATGAGTAAACTTGATAGGTTTCTTGTGTCGAGCAATTTTCTTACTTTATGGTCGGGTATTAATGTTGTTGCTTTGGATAGCGGTTTTTCGGATCATTGTCCAATTGCCTTGTCGGATGGTTGTGTTAACTTTGGTCATAAACCGTTTAAGGTTTTTGATGAATGGTTCCAAGTGGAGGGCGTGGATAAAATTATTGAGCAATCGTGGGTTGGTGACTTGGGTGGTAATAGAAAAGATTGCGTTTTTCGCAATAAATTAAAAAGATTAAAAGGTTCTTTGAAGGATTGGAGTAAAAGTTTGTTTGGTAACTTAGATGCCGAAATTAATGAGGCAAAGAAGGTTGCGATGGATCTCGAAATTAAAGCCGAGACTTGCGTTCTATCCGAAGCTGAATATGATCGTTGGTTAGTGTCGAGAAAAAATTGGATCGATAAAGAGAAAGTAAAAACCGGTATGTTGAGACAAAAGGCACAGGTTAAATGGGCAATTGATGGGGACGAAAACTCGAAGTACTTCCACAATTCTTTGAAACGTAATTACAACAAGAATAATATTCGGGGTAAAAATGTTAATGGTACTTGGTACGAGGATCCGGATACTATTAAAGAGACCGCGTTTAACCATTTTAAAAGTATTTTCGAGGAAAAACATGGTTCGAGACCAAGTTTAGAGGATTTGCAATATACTTCGATTTCCGTGGAAGAggccgattttcttgaaaaaccatTCTCGGAATCGGAAATTTTGGAAGCGGTTAAAAATTGTGGTAGTTCGAAAGCCCCCGGCCCGGATGGTTTTAATTTgggtttctttaaaaaaaaaattggaacattataaaaggggatttaatTGAAGCGGTAAATTGGTTTTGGGCGAATGGGGAATTTTCTAAAGGTTGTAATGCGTCGTTGGTTTCGCTTATTCCGAAGAAAGCGGATCCGTTAGGTTTTGGTGATTATCGCCCCATTAGTCTCATTGAGTTACTACAAGATTATTGCGAAAATGCTTTCTTTACATTTACGAAAAGTGGTTCCTAGGCTTATCGGTTCGGAACAAAGTGCTTTTCTAGGTGATAGGTATATTCTTGATGGAGTTCTAATTGCAAACGAGGTTGTGGATGAGCTTAAAAGAAACAAAAGGCATGGTATTATTTTCAAGGTAGATTTCGAGAAGGCTTTCGATTCACTTAATTGGAATTATTTATTGGAGGTTATGAAATGTATGGGGTTTGGGTCCAAGTGGTGGAAATGGATTGGGTCGTGCCTTAATTCGGCTTCTATTTTGATTCTTATCAATGGCTCACCTACTCCGGAATTTAAGTTAAGTCCTGGTGTCAGACAAGGTGATCCTCTCTCCCCTTTTTTATTCATTATCGAGACGGAGGGTCttaatattttaacaaaggtagcgGTGGATAAGGGAATGTATAAAGGTGTTGAATTCGGGGCCGATAAAGTGCTCATCTCGCATCTCTAATATGCGGATGACACTATCTTTTTCGTTGAATGGAGTCGTAGCAATGCGCGTAACCTTATGTATTTGTTGGAATGTTTTGAACGGGCTTCGGGGCTAAAAGTGAACTATAAAAAGAGCGTGTTATATGGAGTTGGGGTATGTAAATCCGAACTGGAAGATCTTGCGAGGTGGTATTCTTGTCAATCGGGCACCCTCTCGTTTATGTATTTGGGGTTACCGGTGGGAAGTAAAATGAAGAAGTTGAATGATTGGTCCTCGGTTATTGAAAAATTTGAGAAAAAATTGACGAATTGGAGAGTTAGAATGATTTCTTTCAGTGGTCGACTTACTCTTGTTAAATCGGTTCTTTCGAGTCTACCTCTATACTTCTTCTCGCTTTTTCGTACTCCGCTTTGTGTGCTAAAAAAACTTGAGAGTGTGAGACGCAACTTTTATTGGGGCGGGTCGGGTTATAATAATAAACTTCCGTGGGTTAAATGGGAAAAAatccttcttcctcacgaagaaggaGGTTTAAATATTAAATCTCTAAAAAGCAAAAAATTTATCTcttctttgtaagtggtggtgaaggtttaaaaccgaaaccacaCTTTGTGGGCTCGTGTAATTAGAAGTCTTTATGGTGCTAACGGTGGGCTAGTGTTGGGGGATGGGCTTGCTCGTCTTCCTCCTTCTAGTCTTTGGTATAACGTTTATATTGCAGGAAAAAATGTATATGATTTGGGAATTGCATTCACCAACTCCTTTTCACGGGTCATCGGTAATGGGGCGGATACACATTTTTGGGAAGATCTTTGGGTTGGGGAAACAAGGCTAAAAGACAGGTTTAAACGACTTTTTCGGCTAGAATCTCATCCGAATGTATCGGTACAAGATAGATGGGAACAAGGTGCGGATCAAGGCTACTGGAAATGGTGTTGGTCAAGGTTTCCGTATGGAAGAACTGCTTCTGAATTTGCGTCGATGTCAGAATTGCTTCAAGGTGCTGCGGTGGTCGAGAACAAACCAGATTCGTGGTGTTGAAAGTTGGATGGAAACAGGGTAATTTTTGGTTAAAAAGCTTGTGGAGCTATTAGATGGCGTTTTGCTTGCTTCAAGTATTGATAATGTGGAAGCTCTTAGAAATCGTCTCGTTCCAAAAAAGATTGAGGTGTTCATTTGGCGGGCTAGAAAAGGCCGGATTCCGGTAACAATTGAATTGGACAAACGTGGTATCGATCTACAAAGTACTCGATGCCCTATGTGTGATGACGACTTGGAATTGGTTGAGCATATCTTGTTCTCTTGTACTTTCGCAAAAGATATTTGGGGTAAAGTTCTCAATTGGTGGGGTTATTCGTCGTCTAACTTTATTTTTAGTGACATGTTCGATGGTACTTTCGGTTCTTTTGCTTCGGATGATAAGAAAGGAATTTGGCAAGCCCTTTGTTGGTGTGTTTGTTATTCTCTATAGAAATCTCGAAATTCAAAGGTGTTTAACAACAAGGTGGTTACGGCTCCGGTGCTCTTTAGCGAAATTCAAGTGGCTTCCTTTGAGTGGATCTCGCGAAGGCTTAAAAAATACAAATTAGATTGGCATATATGGTTTAATTATCCTTTATCGGGTTAGTTTGTATGTTGCGATCTTAGCAACCTTCGTGCTTTCGTGTATGTATTTTTAGTTGCTTCGTGCGACCCTTTGTAAGTTTCTTTCGGTGATTAATATAttttacttgcttttcaaaaaaaaaaaattgttatttttcagcggttggtggtctgcctcctttaggggaggtcaagagttcgacccctgttggctacatattaacccacaatttcatCCCTACCATGAAGTACCACTCATGACACCTTTTCCACATAGCGTTGGGGGTAAAATGAGAGGGTTTTACCGTCCATGCCTCGTATGGGATTGGTGCGGGTTTCCCCTGGGCACGCAGTTGGGGGCCGGGTATAGCAACTGCGAGAGATAATCACGTGGGTGGTTAAGCCCCTCCCGGTGATTCACTAATGTTGTGGATTGTTCTTTCAATTAAAATCGATTAAAAGTCTGATAAATTATAACTCAATCATCCAAAATTGACTAACTCACATGAATCTCATTCAAACAATTAAATCAGAAGGGATTAACCTATTGTGATTTTATCTAGGTCAAATTTACATAAAAACCTAAATTACTACGATCTCTCGAAGCAATTACACGACTGTTCTATCTAGTTACCAATTAATCACCATTCACACTCACATGTAAATGTCTAGATCTCCTAAGAGTTGAAGCATAATCTGTTTATCACTGATGAACTCACGTAAACTATGTGACAAATTATGTAATTAAAGTAAAATAATCGATTTACACAACAACAGATCTTTTGGTTAAACACAATAATTATTAAATCACCAATATAAAGATATTAAGATTTGGTCCGGATTAAAATTacttaaaatcctaactacaaagatcactcaatgtaATTACACGATTATGATGCCAAACTACCATTCAATTACCGCATAAACATTCTACtcaatcacttgaaatcaaatacCTACACGTCTAGATCACTAAAGTGTTGAACTATACATTATCTAACACTATTTATCTCACAATAACTAGTTAATAACATGTATAATCAAATTAAAGTAGAAAGCATGCATAACAATGGGTCTTTAACCAAACTTAATAAAACCAAATCATTCAAATATTAAATCCATAAACATAAGAACAATCCAACAATCAAAATCtactacatctaagcaaacactaaagGGTTTTAGCCTAACATGCTAGAAAAATCAACCAAACAAGAGATACAATAGTAATTCATGATTTTATCACTAAAATTGATGAAAAACAAAGTACCAATGATGAAAGATTGAAGCTTTATGTTAAACCCCTTTTGATTTGGTGAAGATGGGTCTTTGTAGCTCCAAAATCGCCCTAAAAACACTCCCAAAAAGCCAATATTCGTAATCCCCTAAAACTGAATCGTAACTTAGATTTTATAGTTGTGGTCTGGCCGACACAGGCTCGCGATCGCGAACCTGTTTACACTACCCTTCTCGCGAACGCGAGACACCCACTTTGGGTGTTTTCGCGATCGTTTTTCGTTTTCTCGGTTCGCGAACTTGTACTCGACTTTGTCATCGCGACTGGTGACCCCATCTTCGCGATAACATGACCCGATACTCCGTTTTTGGCTTGAAAAATCACTTTAAAGATTGGCATTAACTCGGGTTCGAACCTGAAACTTTATACTCGATATTTTGAACCCTAAACACTCTAAAATCATCAAAAATCACCATATTCGATCAAAACACACTTTGACATAAAAGACGTTATCTTCAACTCATATCTTCATAAAATCTTCAATCTTTAACATGAAACCAACAAAATGGAACCCGATATTgcgagataataatgtataaacctAACAATATCAATATATATAGTATTAAAAAATAACTAACATATTTATAAATGGTGACTAAACCAACGGTTTATCATACAAATTTTACTGCTTCTAACTTCTAAACCTATAAGCCAATAAAAAGAAAGCCGAATATTATAAAAAGGTCACTTTTTCGAATTTGAAGATGACTAAACGTGATATTTCTACGAAGATACAAAATCACCACAAGACGAAAGTAGTACATATTTGGCAGGTGATCGAGTGGGTGACAGGATACTTTATATGAAAAAATATTAACTTAAATGTATTTCGTAACGACGCTTGAACTCCTTCAAAGGTCATTAACGagattcaatttatatcatatgaaTGTATTCAATTTATATTTGGCAATTGGCAGGTGATCAATGGTTACTAAACTCGTCCAACTTGTGTTTTCCTAGTATTAATTATTTAGAACCGAAGGTAATAGGATCTTTTCGTGTATGTACATAGGTCGTGTCATGATACAGTAGTCCAACTTTGTGATACTTTTGCATATATATGTCGTGTGCCGTGTGTTTAGGTAATTTATGTGGCTTGTTTCATTGTAATGCCCCCATCTCCATCTCCTTGTAtcttagtgtgtgtgtgtgtatatatatatatatatatatatatatatatatatatatatatatatatatatatatatatatatatatatatatatatatatatatatatatataattcaaggTTATAAAAGAATTTTTTTCAAACAAGCAATAATTAAATTACTGCAAATACTAATGTACAGCCAGCTAAACCATCAAATTCGGGACAAGGGATATATATACAAGTATTATGTACAAGTCTAACCCTAAAAAGGACAAACCAACGTGAATACAAAAAGAATGAAGAAGATGATCCTATTAACCACTCCCCGATATAATAGTTGAAGGAGTGATGTAAATACCCGGATTGATCATCTATTGGTGCCAATCTAAAGTAACCTTCTTGGGACGTTTAATTCGACATCCAACCAAAGCTCGTGCTTTGAACCTCGGTTATGATGGTTGATGCATTCCACACTTTGTTTCTAAATACTTTGCTATTCCTCGATTTTTAGATGGTGTAGCAACATACCCATTTTACCGCCTCCATATTGACTTTCAACATTTTAAGAATGAGGTAAATATCGAATCATAGAAAAGTGGCTCTAGCAATTGATAATTTGAAGCTGAGATATTCCTCCACTTTAGAAACAATTTTAAAACTCCCGCCACTTTATGACAGTTTACTAAAAAATGATTCACGGTCTCTATTTCTTTCGCACAAAGAGGGCATACTAATGAATCTAAATCAATACCACGTTTATCGAGTTCCAAAATGTTgggtgcaaagaagatcaaaacgaaTAAGCTGCAGTTATCGTGTTCGGGTGATGTTTATCACGTTCCAGTGATGTTTATCGTGTTTCAGTGATGTTTGTCGCAAAACGCGACAGGACTGGAAAGTGATAAAGTGTACCGAAATGAGACAGATGTGGCAGAAGTGGATGTCTGAAGGTGTCGCGTTTGAAGCTGTTCTGTCATGTTTGAATGTGgtttgtcgcgaaacgcgataaggtgtcgcgaaacgcgacaatgtTCGTATTCAGCAAGTAATCTAGATTGTTCCTATTTCATTTTTTGCCCTATATAAACCCTCATATGAAACCTGcattgtatgaaatgtcccgttcatattgattataaacgttccatattaattgatttcgttgcgaggttttgacctctaaatgagacgtttttcaaagactgcattcgtttttaaaacaaccataacctttattttaactataaaggtttaaaaagcattacgtagattatcaaataatgataatctaaaatataccgtttacacacgaccattacataatggtttacattaagaatatattacatcaaaaataagtttcttgaatgcagtttttacataatatcatacaagcatggactccaaatcttgtccttattttagtatgcaacagcggaagctcttaataatcacctgaaaataaacatgcttaaaatatcaacaaaaatgttggtgagttataggtttaacctatatattatcaaatcataataatagaccacaagatttcatatttcaatatacatcccatacatagagataaaaatcattcatatggtgaacacctggtaaccgacattaacaagatgcatataagaatatcccctatcattccgggaaatccttcggacatgataaaaacgaattcgaagtactaaagtatccggtactttggatggggttcgttaggcccaatagatctatctttaggattcgcgtcaattagtagatcggtttactacttaggttaccaagcaaaaggggcatattcggctttgatcattcacccatataatgtagtttcatggcgtatatccggttttatggtatttttcgtgttttccggttttaaatcattaagttagcatatcatatagatttagaacatgtgtttagttgattttaaaagtcaagttagaaggattaacttttgtttgcgaacaagtttagaattaactaaactatgttctagtgatttcaagtttaaaccttcgaataaggtagttttatatatatgaatcgaatgatgttatgaacatcattactacctcaggttttgtggataaacctactagaaatgagaaaaatagatctagcttcaaaaaatccttggatggcttgaaagtttttgaagcagaatc
This genomic interval carries:
- the LOC139899922 gene encoding secreted RxLR effector protein 78-like, which gives rise to MLSLHLRKVVPRLIGSEQSAFLGDRYILDGVLIANEVVDELKRNKRHGIIFKVDFEKAFDSLNWNYLLEVMKCMGFGSKWWKWIGSCLNSASILILINGSPTPEFKLSPGVRQGDPLSPFLFIIETEGLNILTKVAVDKGMYKGVEFGADKVLISHL